From Chryseobacterium camelliae:
GACCATTTCGATATGAATGATTACCACGTTTTTTCCCTTGATAACTTGGAAAACGGTGACATTACAGACCACGGCGTAGTGCTTTCGGTAGAGGATATTCCATGGTCGGGAAGACAGTTGTGGGATTGCGATGTAGCCCATAAAGACGGTAAATATTATATGTATTTTCCGCTAAAGGACAAAAACGACATTTTCAGAATTGGAGTCGCGGTGAGCGACAAACCATACGGGCCGTTTGTTCCGGAAAAACATCCGATGATGGGCAGTTACAGCATCGATCCCTGCCTTTTTGAAGACAACGGAAAGCATTATATGTACTTCGGAGGAATCTGGGGCGGGCAATTGCAGCGGTACCGCAACAACAAAGCTTTGGAATCTGCGGTGATCCCGAATAACGACGAGCCTGCCATTCCATCAAAAGTGGTGATGTTGAGTGACGATATGTTGGAATTCGGCGAAGAGCCAAAAGACGTTCTTATTCTTGATGAAAACGGAAATCCGCTGCTTCATGGCGACAAGCACCGCTTTTTCGAAGCTTCGTGGATGCATAAGTACAATGATAAATATTATTTCTCTTATTCCACGGGAGATACGCACCTGATCTGCTATGCAACCGGTGATAATCCTTACGGTCCGTTTACCTTTCAGGGAGAAATCCTGACACCGGTGGTAGGATGGACCACTCACCACAGCATTGTGGAATTTGAAGGGAAGTGGTATCTGTTCTTCCATGATTCCGTTCCAAGCGGCGGTAGGACGTGGCTGAGAAGCATGAAGGTCATTGAAATCGAATATGATAACGATGGCAAGATTAAAACCATAGAAGGGCTGGAAGAAAATCAGTAATCTTGGATCAACCATGTCAGGAGTCTAAATCCTGACATGGTTTTAAGCACTCATTATCGAAACCCGTACGGTTTAATAACAATAGCCACAGGTGAAACCTTTGGAAAAAATACAACAGACAAACCCTGTTTAATTCAAATCAAAATTAAAGTAAATCCCGATGCATAATTTCAGAATGTACCTGGTCTTATTATTCATGATTCCGTTAGCGGTTTTCGCAGAAGATGGCAGTCAGCTCTGGCTGCGGTTTCCGGCGAAGAACGGCATTTCGGCAGATAAAATCATTTCCAGAGGAAACAGCCCGACGCTGAACATTGCCCGCAAAGAACTGAGCAGCCACTGGCAGGGACAGACCGTGGAACTCCGCACGGAAAAATCATTGAAAAACCTGAAGGACGGATACACCATCAAATCCGTTCAGAACAAAATTGTAATTTCTGCGGGGAAAGAAATCGGATTGTTGTATGGTGTATATCATATTCTAAGGCTTCAGCAGACCAATGTTTCAACGGCAAACCTCAACATCACCGAAAAGCCTTCGTTTGATGTACGGGTTCTTAACCATTGGGACAATCTGGACGGCAGTATCGAACGTGGTTATGCAGGGCATTCATTATGGAAATGGGAAGATCTGCCCAACACCGTTTCGCCAAGATATGAAGCGTATGCAAGAGCCAATGCCTCTGTCGGGATCAATGCAACCGTACTGAATAATGTGAATGCTTCGCCGAATATGCTTCGGGAGGACTATCTGAAAAAAGTGAAAATACTGGCGGACATTTTCAGACCTTATGGGATTAAAGTTTACCTTTCCGTGAACTT
This genomic window contains:
- a CDS encoding glycoside hydrolase family 43 protein codes for the protein MNKAKYLFPKDYMADPSVHVFEGKLYIYPSHDRESGIEENDNGDHFDMNDYHVFSLDNLENGDITDHGVVLSVEDIPWSGRQLWDCDVAHKDGKYYMYFPLKDKNDIFRIGVAVSDKPYGPFVPEKHPMMGSYSIDPCLFEDNGKHYMYFGGIWGGQLQRYRNNKALESAVIPNNDEPAIPSKVVMLSDDMLEFGEEPKDVLILDENGNPLLHGDKHRFFEASWMHKYNDKYYFSYSTGDTHLICYATGDNPYGPFTFQGEILTPVVGWTTHHSIVEFEGKWYLFFHDSVPSGGRTWLRSMKVIEIEYDNDGKIKTIEGLEENQ